The following coding sequences are from one Pseudonocardia sp. HH130630-07 window:
- a CDS encoding FAD-binding oxidoreductase codes for MSADAFLDDLRRELGPDEVLGDPDRTAGYRHDQAAGLPAGTPRAVVRPRRTAEVAAAVRTAAAHRVPVVPRGAGSGLAGGANAIDGCLVVSLERMDRIVRIDPADGTAVVEPGVLNTALRDAAREHGLWYAPDPASRDFCSVGGNVATNAGGLCCVKYGVTRDSVLALEVVLPDGEVTRIGRASVKGVAGYDLTALFTGSEGTLGVVTGITVRLRPLPPPALTVVASFPALPAAAHAVREVLGRSTPSLLELLDRTTLEAVERWRGMGLDTSAEALLIAQTDLPGEAGTAEAVLLERIFADHGASEVARADDPDEADLLLGVRRFAYPALERLGRVYLEDVAVPRGRLADLLTGVGRIAARTGALIGTFGHAGDGNMHPLIVAPHGDPAADDAARDAFRQIMVLAGELGGTITGEHGVGLLKRDGLASELDPAARRIHERIKAALDPLGLMNPGKVLVPGPPTTEGTA; via the coding sequence GTGAGCGCCGACGCCTTCCTCGACGACCTGCGCCGGGAGCTGGGCCCCGACGAGGTGCTCGGCGACCCGGACCGGACCGCCGGGTACCGGCACGACCAGGCGGCCGGGCTCCCCGCCGGGACGCCCCGGGCCGTCGTCCGGCCGCGGCGCACCGCGGAGGTCGCGGCCGCGGTCCGGACGGCCGCCGCGCACCGGGTCCCGGTCGTGCCGCGCGGCGCCGGGTCCGGGCTCGCCGGTGGCGCCAACGCGATCGACGGCTGCCTGGTCGTCTCGCTGGAGCGGATGGACCGGATCGTGCGGATCGACCCGGCCGACGGGACCGCGGTCGTCGAACCCGGGGTGCTGAACACCGCGCTGCGCGACGCCGCCCGCGAGCACGGCCTCTGGTACGCACCGGACCCGGCCAGCCGGGACTTCTGCTCGGTCGGTGGCAACGTCGCGACCAACGCGGGCGGGCTGTGCTGCGTGAAGTACGGCGTGACCCGGGACTCGGTGCTGGCGCTGGAGGTCGTGCTGCCCGACGGGGAGGTCACCCGGATCGGGCGGGCCAGCGTGAAGGGCGTCGCCGGGTACGACCTGACGGCGCTGTTCACCGGCAGCGAGGGCACCCTCGGCGTGGTCACCGGGATCACCGTGCGGCTGCGGCCGCTGCCACCGCCCGCGCTGACCGTGGTGGCGTCGTTCCCGGCGCTTCCCGCCGCCGCGCACGCGGTGCGCGAGGTACTGGGCCGCAGCACGCCGAGCCTGCTGGAGCTGCTGGACCGCACCACGCTGGAGGCCGTCGAACGGTGGCGGGGGATGGGGCTGGACACCTCGGCGGAGGCGCTGCTGATCGCCCAGACCGATCTGCCGGGGGAGGCGGGCACCGCCGAGGCCGTGCTGCTGGAACGGATCTTCGCCGATCACGGCGCGAGCGAGGTGGCCCGAGCCGACGATCCGGACGAGGCCGACCTGCTGCTCGGCGTGCGCCGCTTCGCCTACCCCGCGCTGGAACGCCTCGGGCGGGTGTACCTGGAGGACGTCGCGGTGCCGCGCGGGCGGCTCGCCGACCTGCTGACCGGGGTCGGGCGGATCGCCGCGCGGACCGGGGCGCTGATCGGCACGTTCGGCCACGCCGGTGACGGCAACATGCACCCGCTGATCGTGGCGCCGCACGGGGACCCGGCCGCCGACGACGCGGCCCGGGACGCGTTCCGGCAGATCATGGTCCTGGCCGGTGAGCTGGGTGGCACGATCACCGGGGAGCACGGCGTGGGCCTGCTCAAGCGGGACGGTCTGGCCTCGGAGCTGGACCCGGCCGCCCGCCGGATCCACGAGCGGATCAAGGCCGCGCTCGACCCGCTGGGCCTGATGAACCCGGGGAAGGTACTGGTACCGGGGCCACCGACGACGGAAGGGACCGCATGA
- a CDS encoding LysR family transcriptional regulator: protein MVEHQPRRAGDGRAARETGLSQPSASLRIAELERRIGSPLVERSPTGSRLTGAGTTVAGWATRLVTASKAFDQQVASLQDPAERRLTVAVSKTVADYLLPDWLVTMHEIAPEVTVALELRDAADVAEQVRDGSSEIGFTEGTGTVHDLRSCGIGHDELLVLTAPGHRLTREDPLCLDRLATEPLLLRETGCGSRATLEQTLAGAGLTPTVGAELASTAAIKSLVVGGSGVTVLSGLSVRADLDTGALVALPLREGPIELPFRAVWRRGAHPVGPARRLVEIAVRAGARRAAGPRTRTVTGRSRPAGRGR, encoded by the coding sequence GTGGTCGAGCATCAGCCGCGCCGCGCGGGAGACGGGCGCGCCGCGCGGGAGACGGGCCTGTCCCAGCCGTCGGCGAGCCTGCGCATCGCCGAGCTGGAACGCCGGATCGGCAGCCCGCTCGTCGAGCGCTCGCCGACGGGGTCCCGGCTGACCGGCGCCGGCACCACGGTCGCCGGCTGGGCGACCCGGCTGGTCACCGCGTCCAAGGCGTTCGACCAGCAGGTCGCGTCCCTGCAGGACCCGGCCGAGCGGCGGCTCACCGTCGCCGTGTCGAAGACGGTCGCGGACTACCTGCTGCCGGACTGGCTGGTCACGATGCACGAGATCGCACCGGAGGTCACCGTCGCGCTGGAACTGCGCGACGCCGCCGACGTGGCCGAGCAGGTGCGCGACGGCTCGTCGGAGATCGGTTTCACCGAGGGCACGGGCACCGTGCACGATCTGCGCTCCTGCGGCATCGGCCACGACGAGCTGCTGGTCCTCACCGCACCGGGGCACCGCCTCACCCGCGAGGACCCGCTGTGCCTGGACCGGCTCGCCACGGAGCCGCTGCTGCTGCGCGAGACCGGCTGCGGCAGCCGCGCGACCCTGGAGCAGACCCTGGCCGGCGCCGGCCTGACGCCGACGGTCGGGGCCGAGCTGGCGTCCACGGCGGCGATCAAGTCGCTGGTGGTCGGCGGGAGCGGGGTGACCGTGCTCAGCGGCCTGTCCGTGCGGGCCGATCTCGACACCGGGGCGCTCGTCGCGCTGCCGCTGCGGGAGGGCCCCATCGAGCTGCCGTTCCGGGCCGTGTGGCGGCGGGGCGCGCATCCGGTGGGGCCGGCCCGGCGGCTGGTCGAGATCGCGGTGCGGGCGGGTGCGCGGCGCGCCGCCGGGCCGCGCACCCGCACCGTCACGGGCCGGTCGCGACCGGCCGGTCGGGGTCGGTGA
- a CDS encoding carboxymuconolactone decarboxylase family protein — protein sequence MASLRAAAPVEAKAYSTFSSTVMTRTDGAVDVKTRELIAIGVALTTQCKACLASHVAAAKKAGATEQEVAETTFVAAALRAGAAYTHGFTAMKCYAEDH from the coding sequence ATGGCGTCCCTGCGGGCCGCGGCGCCGGTCGAGGCCAAGGCCTACAGCACGTTCTCCAGCACCGTCATGACCCGCACGGACGGCGCGGTCGACGTGAAGACCCGCGAGCTGATCGCGATCGGTGTCGCGTTGACCACGCAGTGCAAGGCGTGTCTGGCGAGCCACGTCGCCGCGGCCAAGAAGGCGGGGGCGACCGAGCAGGAGGTCGCCGAGACGACGTTCGTCGCCGCGGCCCTGCGAGCCGGCGCCGCCTACACACACGGTTTCACCGCCATGAAGTGCTACGCCGAGGACCACTGA
- a CDS encoding cysteine dioxygenase family protein, with protein sequence MSRSPAREGYDLEHFVHDVEGIVATGGSERSVTEQVAQRLRDLLAAGLTLDPGMVAPRTDTYVMRPLHVAPDGSFSIACAVWNVGQSTPVHGHETWGVVGIHSGAELEVDYVKPERAGEPLVRRGEAVWSPGEVTVCCTTDDDVHLVECGSDVPCVGIHVYGADIGTLSRRSYDPASGAVSWFTSRWGTPAAP encoded by the coding sequence ATGTCCCGGTCACCGGCCCGTGAGGGCTACGACCTCGAGCACTTCGTCCACGACGTCGAGGGGATCGTCGCCACCGGCGGCTCCGAGCGGTCGGTCACCGAGCAGGTGGCGCAGCGGCTGCGCGACCTGCTCGCCGCCGGGCTCACGCTCGATCCCGGCATGGTCGCGCCGCGCACCGACACCTACGTCATGCGCCCGCTGCACGTCGCGCCGGACGGGTCGTTCTCGATCGCCTGTGCGGTGTGGAACGTCGGCCAGTCGACCCCGGTGCACGGGCACGAGACGTGGGGCGTCGTCGGCATCCACTCCGGTGCCGAGCTGGAGGTCGACTACGTCAAGCCGGAGCGCGCGGGCGAGCCGCTCGTGCGGCGCGGGGAGGCGGTCTGGTCACCGGGCGAGGTGACGGTCTGCTGCACCACCGACGACGACGTGCACCTCGTCGAGTGCGGCAGCGACGTCCCGTGCGTGGGGATCCACGTGTACGGCGCCGACATCGGCACGCTGTCCCGGCGCAGCTACGACCCCGCCTCCGGCGCGGTCTCCTGGTTCACCTCGCGCTGGGGCACCCCCGCCGCGCCCTGA
- a CDS encoding class I adenylate-forming enzyme family protein — protein sequence MTARPDHPAPDLDAVLAAALHRHGAAGRTALVDADGTTTGYRELGDRVDRAARRLRALGLPPASTVALCAPKDTDLVVALLAVVRAGHCVCVLEPGAGPETVRERLDDFAIARVLAGPEQAARLAGSDSRIGELHAVTRGGSGDDGPPPPPEHDPARPALLLFTSGSTGRPKGVRLTRANVLPHARGVVARTGLSPHDRLLHLMPAHHTNGVNNQILAPLIAGAGVVLVARFDAGAVDDLVARHRPTILTGVPTMFLRMLDRGCRGGGSLRMLRCGSAPLTRSQHTAIEDAFGVPLIQSYGLSEATCTSVMNPPDAPRAGSVGTALAGQTIRILAPGTDDELPVGAEGEVCIGGPTVMAGYWGAPDGAGGPDPDGPVRDGLLHTGDLGRLDADGYLTLTGRCKDVIIRGGENLAPAAIEAALTAHPLVSDAAVVGAPHHDLGEVPVAFVVPAGPGAAPDPGELAAHVRRTLSRIHVPQHTELLAALPVNAVGKIDRTALRARVAGPSRPAPGGPDVPVTGP from the coding sequence ATGACGGCCCGACCGGACCATCCCGCCCCCGACCTCGACGCGGTGCTGGCCGCCGCCCTGCACCGGCACGGCGCGGCCGGGCGGACCGCTCTCGTCGACGCCGACGGCACGACGACCGGGTACCGCGAGCTCGGCGACCGCGTCGACCGGGCCGCGCGGCGGCTGCGCGCGCTCGGGCTGCCACCGGCCTCGACCGTCGCGCTGTGCGCCCCGAAGGACACCGATCTCGTCGTCGCGCTGCTGGCCGTCGTGCGGGCCGGGCACTGCGTGTGCGTCCTGGAGCCCGGGGCGGGCCCGGAGACGGTGCGCGAACGCCTCGACGACTTCGCGATCGCCCGCGTGCTGGCCGGTCCGGAGCAGGCCGCGCGACTGGCGGGCTCCGACAGCCGGATCGGCGAGCTGCACGCGGTCACCCGGGGCGGCTCCGGCGACGACGGGCCCCCGCCGCCACCGGAGCACGACCCGGCCCGGCCGGCGCTGCTGCTGTTCACCTCGGGCAGCACCGGCCGTCCGAAGGGGGTGCGGCTCACCCGGGCCAACGTGCTCCCGCACGCCCGCGGGGTCGTCGCCCGCACCGGTCTGTCGCCGCACGACCGGCTGCTGCACCTCATGCCGGCCCACCACACCAACGGCGTGAACAACCAGATCCTCGCGCCGCTGATCGCGGGCGCGGGAGTCGTGCTCGTCGCGCGGTTCGACGCCGGCGCGGTCGACGACCTGGTCGCGCGGCACCGGCCGACCATCCTCACCGGCGTCCCCACCATGTTCCTGCGGATGCTGGACCGCGGGTGCCGCGGCGGCGGATCGCTGCGGATGCTCCGGTGCGGCTCCGCGCCGCTGACCCGCAGCCAGCACACCGCGATCGAGGACGCGTTCGGCGTCCCGCTGATCCAGTCCTACGGCCTGTCCGAGGCCACCTGCACCTCGGTGATGAACCCGCCCGACGCCCCGCGGGCCGGGAGCGTGGGGACGGCGCTGGCCGGCCAGACGATCCGGATCCTCGCCCCCGGCACCGACGACGAGCTGCCGGTCGGCGCCGAGGGCGAGGTCTGTATCGGCGGGCCCACCGTCATGGCCGGCTACTGGGGCGCTCCCGACGGTGCCGGCGGCCCGGACCCCGACGGCCCGGTCCGCGACGGGCTGCTGCACACCGGCGACCTGGGCCGGCTCGACGCCGACGGCTACCTGACCCTCACCGGACGCTGCAAGGACGTGATCATCCGCGGCGGCGAGAACCTCGCACCGGCGGCGATCGAGGCCGCCCTCACCGCGCACCCGCTGGTGTCCGACGCGGCGGTCGTCGGCGCGCCGCACCACGACCTCGGCGAGGTGCCGGTCGCGTTCGTCGTCCCGGCCGGGCCCGGCGCCGCACCCGATCCCGGGGAGCTGGCCGCGCACGTGCGGCGGACGCTGTCCCGGATCCACGTCCCGCAGCACACCGAGCTGCTCGCGGCGCTGCCCGTCAACGCCGTCGGCAAGATCGACCGCACCGCTCTGCGGGCCCGCGTCGCCGGCCCGTCCCGACCCGCACCAGGAGGCCCGGATGTCCCGGTCACCGGCCCGTGA
- a CDS encoding CoA-transferase subunit beta gives MTTWSPFSYIVTNLARLVRPGEVTFSEVNSTLPMLACLLARRAYDFDFTYLNVTGGVDPATPSTVPLSSSDPVLAEGSAAIFANEDFYDLCCRGGMDLCFLGAAQVDGAGDTNVSCIGDWHAPKVRLPGGGGGAVMLPTARRCATWRTEHSRRTMVQTLDFRTASGGMSAVVTPIAVFAHDGERLRLRSWHPGVDPDEVRERTGFTLVLDDAAAPTPVPTPAESAALAALDPRGRFEADAGVRLR, from the coding sequence ATGACGACCTGGTCGCCCTTCTCCTACATCGTCACCAACCTCGCGCGGCTCGTGCGGCCCGGCGAGGTCACGTTCAGCGAGGTCAACTCGACGCTGCCGATGCTGGCCTGCCTGCTCGCCCGGCGCGCCTACGACTTCGACTTCACCTACCTCAACGTCACGGGCGGGGTGGACCCGGCGACGCCGTCGACGGTTCCGCTGTCCAGTTCGGACCCAGTGCTCGCCGAGGGCAGCGCCGCGATCTTCGCGAACGAGGACTTCTACGACCTCTGCTGCCGGGGCGGGATGGACCTCTGCTTCCTGGGTGCCGCCCAGGTCGACGGGGCCGGGGACACCAACGTGTCCTGCATCGGGGACTGGCACGCGCCGAAGGTCCGGCTGCCCGGCGGCGGCGGGGGCGCGGTCATGCTGCCGACCGCGCGCCGCTGCGCGACCTGGCGGACCGAGCACTCCCGCCGGACGATGGTGCAGACCCTGGACTTCCGGACGGCGTCGGGCGGGATGAGCGCCGTGGTCACGCCGATCGCGGTGTTCGCCCACGACGGCGAGCGGCTGCGGCTGCGGTCCTGGCACCCCGGCGTCGACCCGGACGAGGTGCGCGAGCGCACCGGCTTCACGCTGGTGCTCGACGACGCGGCGGCACCGACTCCGGTGCCCACCCCGGCGGAGAGCGCGGCGCTGGCCGCACTCGACCCGCGGGGCCGGTTCGAAGCGGACGCGGGGGTGCGCCTGCGATGA
- a CDS encoding CoA transferase subunit A — MTPAPTLVTLHDLADRIPDGASVALGGSFLHRGPFALVRELIRRGRTGLEIVKQSPGYDIDLLCRAGALTRARAGIVALEGNVGLAPWYRAAIESGAVELEEHACATLTAGLRASAFGVPFQPVGGVHGSDLPALNGWAEIPDPYGSGTSAYVVPAIRPDVAVIHANEVTENGDARVFGTSHWDRIMTRAARRVLVVAERVVPVAEFAARPELTLVPGFMVEAAAVVPHGAWPGSCWPHYGVDYDAVTGYLDRDRDLDDHLAAAPEAKEHSTA, encoded by the coding sequence GTGACCCCCGCCCCGACCCTCGTCACACTGCACGATCTCGCCGACCGCATCCCGGACGGCGCCTCCGTGGCCCTCGGCGGCAGCTTCCTGCACCGCGGGCCGTTCGCGCTGGTCCGCGAGCTGATCCGGCGGGGCCGCACCGGACTGGAGATCGTCAAGCAGTCCCCCGGCTACGACATCGACCTGCTGTGCCGGGCCGGTGCGCTCACCCGGGCCCGCGCCGGGATCGTCGCCCTGGAGGGCAACGTCGGCCTGGCGCCCTGGTACCGCGCCGCGATCGAGTCCGGCGCCGTCGAGCTGGAGGAGCACGCCTGCGCCACCCTCACCGCTGGCCTGCGGGCGTCGGCGTTCGGGGTGCCGTTCCAGCCGGTCGGCGGGGTGCACGGGTCCGACCTGCCGGCGCTGAACGGCTGGGCCGAGATCCCCGACCCGTACGGCTCGGGCACCTCGGCCTACGTCGTCCCGGCCATCCGGCCGGACGTCGCGGTGATCCACGCCAACGAGGTGACCGAGAACGGCGACGCCCGGGTGTTCGGCACCTCGCACTGGGACCGGATCATGACCCGGGCCGCCCGGCGGGTGCTCGTCGTCGCCGAGCGGGTGGTGCCGGTCGCGGAGTTCGCGGCCCGCCCGGAGCTGACCCTGGTGCCCGGGTTCATGGTCGAGGCCGCGGCGGTGGTGCCGCACGGGGCGTGGCCCGGTTCGTGCTGGCCGCACTACGGCGTCGACTACGACGCGGTGACCGGCTACCTGGACCGCGACCGCGACCTCGACGACCATCTCGCCGCCGCACCCGAGGCGAAGGAGCACAGCACCGCATGA
- a CDS encoding enoyl-CoA hydratase/isomerase family protein — MRLVRAERGADPAVLTLTLDRPDRHNAVSAALVEELLAGVQQAYREPTDLLVLRGAGPTFSAGFDLSGLDTAGDGELLHRFVRIEQLLHAVHHAPFATLALAHGRVFGAGADLVCACTHRVADPDARFRLPGMAFGIVLGTGRLAGRVGPDRARRIQADGETVDAPEALASGLVTAVHPRDGWDDLVAAHAARERALPRAARAVLQDVLHDDRADRDLAALARSAAEPGLARRIHDYASGRHR, encoded by the coding sequence GTGAGGCTCGTCCGTGCCGAGCGCGGGGCCGATCCCGCCGTGCTCACCCTGACCCTGGACCGTCCCGACCGGCACAACGCCGTCTCCGCGGCGCTCGTCGAGGAGCTGCTCGCGGGGGTGCAGCAGGCGTACCGCGAGCCGACCGACCTGCTCGTCCTGCGTGGCGCGGGGCCGACCTTCAGCGCCGGGTTCGACCTGTCCGGGCTGGACACCGCGGGTGACGGCGAGCTGCTGCACCGGTTCGTCCGGATCGAGCAGCTGCTGCACGCGGTGCACCACGCCCCGTTCGCCACCCTCGCGCTGGCCCACGGCCGGGTGTTCGGCGCCGGGGCCGATCTGGTGTGCGCCTGCACGCACCGGGTCGCCGACCCGGACGCCCGCTTCCGGCTGCCCGGCATGGCCTTCGGGATCGTGCTGGGCACCGGACGGCTGGCCGGGCGGGTCGGCCCGGACCGGGCACGGCGGATCCAGGCCGACGGCGAGACCGTCGACGCCCCGGAGGCGCTGGCGTCCGGCCTCGTCACCGCCGTGCACCCGCGGGACGGCTGGGACGATCTCGTCGCCGCGCACGCCGCCCGGGAACGGGCGCTGCCCCGCGCGGCGCGCGCCGTGCTGCAGGACGTGCTGCACGACGACCGTGCCGACCGCGACCTCGCCGCGCTCGCCCGCTCGGCGGCCGAGCCCGGCCTGGCCCGCCGCATCCACGACTACGCATCCGGGAGGCACCGGTGA
- a CDS encoding CaiB/BaiF CoA transferase family protein has translation MTTADRADAGASGGPVPFLHGVRVVEFCSVAAGPFAGMLLADMGADVIKVEHPGGGDSMRSWPPLSDGYSENFASLNRSKRSVALDLKDPAQRDAARELVAGADVVVENNRPGVMERLGLGHEELRAADPRLVYCSISAFGQTGPRSGEGGFDLTLQAMSGIMSVTGEPGGDPVKCGVPLSDFTTGLYAAFAVAAALRARAESGRGAHVDAAMFGCSLAVAALQTSEFFGRGSDPVKLGSAHPRNAPYQAFRCADGHVAMAAGNDGLWQRVCTAVDRPDLATDERFASTALRAAHQETLREALESGFADRTVADLLAAFRAGGVPCAPINTYSQALADPQVGHMGWVQPVTLPNGHETRTFVSPLRIDGRPVTGHRPPPGLGEHTDEVLRGADRVAL, from the coding sequence GTGACAACAGCGGACAGAGCAGACGCCGGGGCCAGCGGTGGCCCGGTCCCGTTCCTGCACGGCGTGCGGGTCGTCGAGTTCTGCAGCGTGGCCGCGGGCCCGTTCGCCGGGATGCTGCTGGCGGACATGGGCGCCGACGTGATCAAGGTCGAGCACCCCGGTGGCGGGGACTCGATGCGGTCCTGGCCGCCGCTGAGCGACGGCTACAGCGAGAACTTCGCCTCGCTCAACCGTTCCAAGCGGTCGGTCGCACTGGACCTGAAGGACCCCGCCCAGCGCGACGCCGCCCGGGAGCTCGTCGCCGGTGCCGACGTGGTCGTCGAGAACAACCGGCCCGGGGTCATGGAGCGGCTCGGGCTCGGCCACGAGGAACTGCGGGCCGCCGACCCGCGCCTGGTCTACTGCTCGATCTCGGCCTTCGGCCAGACCGGGCCGCGGTCCGGCGAGGGCGGGTTCGACCTCACGCTGCAGGCGATGAGCGGGATCATGAGCGTCACCGGCGAGCCGGGCGGCGACCCGGTGAAGTGCGGGGTGCCGCTGTCGGACTTCACGACCGGGCTCTACGCCGCGTTCGCCGTGGCCGCGGCGCTGCGGGCCAGGGCGGAGTCCGGCCGGGGCGCCCACGTCGACGCGGCGATGTTCGGCTGCTCGCTCGCCGTCGCCGCGCTGCAGACCAGCGAGTTCTTCGGCCGCGGCAGCGACCCGGTCAAGCTCGGGTCCGCACACCCGCGCAACGCGCCCTACCAGGCGTTCCGCTGCGCCGACGGGCACGTCGCGATGGCCGCGGGCAACGACGGCCTGTGGCAGCGGGTGTGCACCGCGGTGGACCGGCCCGACCTGGCCACCGACGAGCGGTTCGCCAGCACCGCGCTGCGCGCCGCCCACCAGGAGACGCTGCGCGAGGCCCTGGAGAGCGGGTTCGCCGACCGCACGGTCGCCGACCTGCTGGCGGCGTTCCGCGCCGGCGGCGTCCCGTGCGCACCGATCAACACCTACTCCCAGGCGCTGGCCGATCCGCAGGTCGGGCACATGGGATGGGTCCAGCCGGTCACGCTGCCCAACGGCCACGAGACCCGCACGTTCGTGTCCCCGCTGCGGATCGACGGCCGCCCGGTCACCGGGCACCGCCCGCCGCCCGGGCTCGGGGAGCACACCGACGAGGTGCTGCGCGGTGCGGACCGGGTGGCGCTGTGA
- the tcuC gene encoding tricarballylate/proton symporter TcuC translates to MSPTPTPGAARATRGNVVRAAAGNFLEMYDFAVYGFYAAAIARAVFPAENEFLSLMLSFVTFGVGFLMRPLGAVVLGAYMDRHGRRAGLILSLVIMSVGVVILAVVPGYDTIGIAAPILVVLARLLQGFSAGAESSGVSVYLAEIARPGRRGFYVSWQSASQQISVVVAAVIGVVLALSLSPEQIDAWGWRVPFLIGSLIVPFVFWIRRTLPETESFEQRTAGGAPTFRTVYRTLTSAWPIVLTAISLVTLTSVMFYLITAYTPTFGERELGLTYLASFGVTVVVGLSNFVVIPLAGHLSDRIGRLPLLLGASGTILVVAYPAMLWLTADPSFGRLLAVLVLFSLLYGTYQGAMVVSLTEIMPAAVRASGFAIAYSLAQAVFGGFTPAISTGLIEVTGGNAAMPGAWLAFSAVISLAGALVVHRRGMLRADPAGSGGADAGRRVAPPSRPR, encoded by the coding sequence ATGTCGCCGACTCCCACTCCCGGTGCCGCCCGCGCCACCCGCGGGAACGTCGTCCGCGCCGCGGCCGGGAACTTCCTCGAGATGTACGACTTCGCGGTGTACGGCTTCTACGCCGCCGCCATCGCACGTGCCGTGTTCCCGGCCGAGAACGAGTTCCTCTCGCTGATGCTCTCGTTCGTCACGTTCGGCGTCGGGTTCCTGATGCGCCCGCTGGGGGCGGTCGTCCTCGGCGCGTACATGGACCGGCACGGCCGCCGGGCCGGGCTCATCCTGAGCCTGGTGATCATGTCCGTCGGGGTCGTGATCCTGGCCGTGGTGCCGGGCTACGACACGATCGGCATCGCGGCACCGATCCTGGTCGTGCTCGCGCGACTGCTGCAGGGGTTCTCCGCCGGTGCGGAGTCCAGTGGGGTCTCGGTGTACCTGGCCGAGATCGCCCGGCCCGGCCGCCGCGGGTTCTACGTCAGCTGGCAGTCGGCGAGCCAGCAGATCAGCGTCGTCGTGGCCGCGGTGATCGGCGTCGTGCTGGCCCTGTCGCTGAGCCCGGAGCAGATCGACGCGTGGGGCTGGCGGGTCCCGTTCCTGATCGGCAGCCTGATCGTCCCGTTCGTGTTCTGGATCCGGCGCACGCTGCCCGAGACGGAGTCCTTCGAGCAGCGCACCGCCGGTGGCGCGCCGACCTTCCGGACGGTCTACCGCACGCTCACCTCGGCCTGGCCGATCGTGCTGACGGCGATCTCGCTGGTGACGCTGACCAGCGTGATGTTCTACCTGATCACCGCGTACACGCCGACCTTCGGCGAGCGGGAGCTGGGCCTGACCTACCTGGCGTCGTTCGGCGTCACGGTGGTGGTGGGCCTGTCGAACTTCGTGGTCATCCCGCTCGCCGGGCACCTGTCGGACCGGATCGGCCGGTTGCCGCTGCTCCTCGGCGCGAGCGGGACGATCCTCGTCGTCGCCTACCCGGCCATGCTGTGGCTCACCGCGGACCCGTCGTTCGGGCGGCTGCTCGCCGTGCTGGTGCTGTTCTCCCTGCTGTACGGGACCTACCAGGGCGCGATGGTGGTGAGCCTGACCGAGATCATGCCGGCCGCGGTCCGGGCGTCCGGGTTCGCGATCGCCTACAGCCTGGCCCAGGCGGTGTTCGGCGGGTTCACCCCGGCCATCTCGACCGGCCTGATCGAGGTGACCGGCGGGAACGCGGCCATGCCCGGCGCCTGGCTCGCGTTCTCCGCCGTCATCTCACTGGCCGGGGCGCTGGTGGTGCACCGGCGCGGGATGCTCCGCGCCGACCCGGCGGGCTCCGGTGGTGCGGACGCCGGCCGGCGGGTCGCGCCGCCGTCGCGACCCCGGTGA
- a CDS encoding NAD-dependent epimerase/dehydratase family protein has protein sequence MTHRVLITGAAGIVGTILRPRLRRPGRTLRLLDIGDQVPPGADEQVELVTGSVTDPAAMAAACDGVDAVLHLGGISREGSWADTLAVNIDGTHTVLEAARVAGVRRVILASSNHAVGFRRVADAGPDGLPADSSPRPDTYYGVSKAAMEALGSLYHSRFGIDVVVLRIGSLFETPLELGARGLSTWLSPDDGARLVEAALSPHEPGYRVVWGVSGNTRGMFSLAEATELGYEPRDDAETYAGRLDDGSTETFVGGGFCRIPLGRANPL, from the coding sequence ATGACCCACCGAGTCCTCATCACCGGAGCCGCCGGCATCGTCGGGACGATCCTGCGGCCCCGGCTGCGGCGACCGGGCCGCACGCTGCGCCTGCTCGACATCGGCGACCAGGTCCCGCCGGGTGCCGACGAGCAGGTCGAGCTGGTCACCGGCTCGGTCACCGACCCGGCCGCGATGGCCGCCGCCTGTGACGGCGTCGACGCGGTCCTGCACCTGGGCGGCATCAGCCGGGAGGGATCCTGGGCGGACACCCTGGCCGTCAACATCGACGGGACCCACACCGTGCTCGAGGCCGCGCGGGTCGCCGGGGTGCGCCGGGTGATCCTCGCCTCGAGCAACCACGCCGTCGGGTTCCGCCGGGTCGCCGACGCCGGCCCGGACGGGCTGCCGGCCGACAGCTCACCCCGCCCGGACACCTACTACGGCGTGAGCAAGGCGGCGATGGAGGCGCTCGGCAGCCTCTACCACTCCCGCTTCGGGATCGACGTCGTCGTGCTGCGCATCGGCAGCCTGTTCGAGACGCCCCTGGAACTGGGGGCTCGCGGGCTGAGCACCTGGCTCTCCCCCGACGACGGCGCCCGGCTCGTCGAGGCCGCCCTGAGCCCGCACGAGCCCGGCTACCGGGTCGTCTGGGGCGTGTCCGGCAACACCCGAGGGATGTTCTCCCTCGCCGAGGCCACGGAGCTGGGCTACGAGCCCCGCGACGACGCGGAGACCTACGCTGGCCGGCTCGACGACGGCTCCACGGAGACCTTCGTCGGCGGCGGCTTCTGCCGGATCCCGCTGGGCCGGGCGAACCCCCTGTAA